TGTCCGCGATCAGGTCCACCCTGCGGCCCGCCATGATCCCGCCGACCTGCACCTTCTTCGCGAAGGCCACGATGTCCGGACGGAGACCGAGCTGCTGGTAGGCCCAGGGGGTGCCCGTGGTCCCGGCACCGGTCTGCACCTCGTCCATGACGAACAGCGCGTCGTGCTCGTGACAGAGCGCCTCCATGGCCTGCAGGAACTCGGCGCGCATGTGGTTGTCGCCGCCCTCGCCCTGGATGGGCTCGGCGATGAAGCAGGCGATGTCGTGCGGATGGCGCTCGAAGGCCGCTCTCGCCTGGGCCAGCGCCCGCGCCTCGGCCGCCTCGACCCCGCCGAAGTGGATGGCCGGCACCTCGATCCGCGGCCAGCCGAACATCGGGAAGCGGTCGGTCTTGACCGGTTCGGTGTTGGTCAGCGAGAGGGTGTAGCCGCTGCGGCCGTGGAAGGCCCGGGTGAGGTGGAGCACCTTGGTGCCGAGCTCCGGGGAACGGCCGCATGCCTCGTTGTGCCGGCTCTTCCAGTCGAAGGCACACTTCAGCGCGTTCTCGACGGCCAGTGCGCCTCCCTCCACGAAGAACAGGTGCGGCAGCTCAGGGTCGCCGAGGACCCGGCTGAACGTCTCGACGAAGTCCGCGAGGTGGACGGTGTAGAGGTCGGAGTTGGCGGGCTTGTTGGCGGCGATCCGGCCGAGCAGGGCGAGGAAGTCCGGGTCGTCGTCGAACGGGTTCACGCCGAGCGGCGCCGAGGCGAAAAAAGTGTAGAAGTCCAGGTAGCTCCGGCCGGTGCGGGCATCGACGAGCCGGGAACCCCGGCTCCGCTCAAGGTCCAGCACCAGCCGGTAGCCGTCGACGAGTAGGTGACGGGTAAGGCGGCCGTGCACGTCCATGTCCCCTCCACAGTGAGTCGGACAGATGATTCCCCGCCAACGAGGCATCTATATGGAGACATTACGCATGAGATTTGATTCTTGTGAAGATTCTGCGGCAATCACATGATGCGCGGAACGGTGCCCGACGTGCCCGGCCTCCGGGAGCCCAGCGCCCTGACCCGGAAGGCCAGCGCCACCAGGGCGACGCCGTACACGATGGCCATGGTGGCGATGAGCCAGACGACGGCCAGCGCGCCCGAGGTGGGCCAGACGAACAGCAGGATGCCGAACAGCACCGACAGCACGCCGCTGACGATGAACATCCACTCCCCGGCCATCTCCCTGCGCAGCCGGATCGCCGCCACGATCTCGACGATGCCGGTGACGACGGCCCAGCTCGCGATGACGAACAGCAGGGCGAGCGCGGTCATGCCCGGCCAGACGAAGGCCAGGATGCCGGCCAGAACGCTGAGGACACCGTAGACGATCATCCATGTCCGTGAGCCCGAGCGCCACGAGCCGAAGATCGCGAACACGCCGTTGACGATGGCATAGGCACCGAAGACGACGACCAGCGCGAGGACCGTGATGGCCGGCCAGAAGACGGCCAGCAGGCCGAACAGGATCGCACACACCCCACGGATCAGATGCGCCCACCACGTGCGGGACAGGCCCTCCCCCACGGCTTCCCCCGTGCGAGACATCTTTTCCATGTGCCCCCCTCTCCTTCACGCGCCCTTCTGCTGTGATCGATTCCTTTCCAGAAGATCGCCAACACGAGACCACAATTCGGTCAAATCGGAGTTATCGTCCATCTCAGGCCTCATCTCCCTCCAAAAGGAGCCTCCGTGTCCCTCCGCGAATCCGCCACCGACATGCGGGACGAGCTGGTCCGTCTCCGCCACGCCCTGCACCGCGAGCCCGAACTCGGCCTCGACCTGCCGCGGACCCAGGAGAAGGTGCTGGCGGCGCTGTCAGGCCTCCCCCTGGACGTGCGGCTCGGCGAGCGGCTGAGCTCGGTCACGGCCGTGCTGCGGGGTGCCCTGCCGGGCCCGACCGTGCTGCTCCGAGGCGACATGGACGCCCTGCCGGTCTCCGAACGCGGCGGGGAGGTCGTCTCACAGGCGGAAGGCCGGATGCACGCGTGCGGCCATGACCTGCACACCACCATGCTGGCCGGGGCCGCGCACCTGCTGGCGGCCAGGCGCGACCGGCTCGCCGGGAACGTCATCTTCATGTTCCAGCCGGGCGAGGAGGGACCGGGCGGCGCGAAGATCATGATCGACGAGGGCGTGCTGGACGCGGCGGGCGAGCGCCCGGTCGCGGCCTACGCCCTCCATGTGATCAGCTCGGTGCTCCCCCACGGGATGTTCATCACCAGGGGCGGGCCGATGATGGCCGCCGCCGACAGACTCGTGGTGACCGTGCGCGGCGCGGGCGGCCACGGCTCGACCCCCCACCACGCCAGGGACCCGATCCCCGTCGCGTGCGAGATGGTCACCGCCCTGCAGACCATGGTCACGCGGGGGTTCGACGTGTTCGACCCGGTGGTCGTCACCGTCGGCAGCTTCCACGCGGGCACCGTCGACAACGTGATCCCGGACGAGGCCCGGTTCGAGGCGACGATCCGGTCGTTCTCCGCGGCCTCCCACGCACGGGTCCAGGAGCGGGCGGTGGCCCTGGTCAGGGGCATCGCGGCGGCGCACGGGCTGGAGGTGGAGGCCGGCTACGAGGTGAACTACCCGGTCACGGTCAATGACCACGCCGAGGCCGACTTCGTCGGTGGGGTCGTCCGCGAGGCGTACGGCGAGGAGCGGTTCGTCACGGCTCCCCAGCCGTTCACCGGCTCGGAGGACTTCTCGTTCGTCTGCGACCAGGTGCCCTCGGCCTTCGTGGCGCTCGGCGCGTGCCCGGCGGACGCCGATCCCGCCAAGGCCGCCTACAACCACTCCGCCGAGGCCCGGTTCGACGACGCCGTGCTGCCGGACGGCGCCGCGCTCTACGCGGAGCTCGCGATGCGCCGCCTCGGGCTCGAGCTCTCCCGCTAATGGGAGCTACCGGTTCTGCTGTTCGGGCAGACTCGGTGCCTGGTAGCCGCTGGTGAGTGAGCACTCCCTCGTCCTGGACTATGAGTCCTGGTGTCAGACCGTGCCCTCACCGGTGGTCAGGGGTCTTGATCGCTGATGGGATGTCGTGCCCGCCGATCGCATGGCGTGAGCACTTGTCCATTAGGTCGCCGACCGGCTCCTGCAGGCTGCTGGAACTGTTGTCGAGCTCTTGGAGTGACGGATGCTGTTCGTCGGAGACGACTGGGCCGAGCAGCATGTGCGCCACGAAGCGCGCGAAGTCGAGCGGAGGTGAGAGACCTTCGCCTCCTGGCCGTCGCAGCGGCTGGGTGAAGCTGGGGGCAGCCTGATCCGGGAGTCGCCGGGGAGGGTGGGAGCAGCCCCGACAACGCCGGGACGTGCCGAGACTGTCAGACGGTGCGGGTCCGGTTAGCGAGACAGGAAGGTGTACGAGAGAAACCAGTGCCTGACGCCCCTTAACGGCCCACCAGCTCAAACCTGACGGATATGGGCTGGGTGCGGTGCGTCCCCGCTCGTGTGCATCGGCGGGGAACTCCTCGGGACCATGTGAACCACCCCGGGGAGGCCACGACGAAGGTCTGCGGCGTAGTCGTGGCGATGCCGCAGGGGTAGAGCTGGACGCCTCACCTGTCGATCGACTTCGTGACGAACGTGGGAACCGTCCGGTGCCGCCCTCGCCCCGCGCGGCCAGCGTGGCGGAAGGGCAGGCGCGACGTCTGCTGATGGCATCGGGCGGGGCGGAGGCTCCGTAGTAGTCCGAGGCCGGGAAAGCCGGCCACATGGCGAAGGGAGCCAGCAAGTCAGTGGTGGAAGTACTGGAAGACCAGGAGGTTCGCTGGTGAATACGAGTGATCCGTCGTGGGGCCTGTTGAGGGCCGAGCGACGGGTACTGGAGATCCAGACCAAGCTGCACCGTTGGGCGACCGATGATCCTCATCGTCGGTTCGACGATCTGTTCAACCTCGTCACCGATCCCGGCTTTCTGCTGATGGCTTGGGAGCGGGTTGCGGGGAACAAGGGCGCACGCTCGGCCGGAGTCGACGGGATAACCGCCGCCTTCGTCCAGGAACGGATCGGGACTGAACAGTTCCTGGAGGAGTTGCGTGAGCAGCTCAGGAACCAGACGTTCCGGCCCGTTCCGGTCAGAGAGCGGATGATTCCCAAGCCGGGGACGCGCAAGCGCCGCCGTCTGGGGATCCCGACGATCGCCGACCGGGTGGTCCAAGCGTCCTTGAAGCTGGTGCTGGAGCCGATCTTCGAGGCGGATTTCCTTCCGTGCTCGTATGGGTTCCGGCCGAACCGGCGAGCGCACGACGCGATGGCCGAGACGCGCTTCCTGGCATCCAAGACCTACGAATGGGTACTGGAGGGCGACATCAAGGCCTGCTTCGACGAGATCTCGCACCCGGCCCTCATGGACCGGGTGCGCGGACGGATCGGGGACAAGCGCGTGCTCGCGCTGGTAAAGGCGTTTCTGAAGGCGGGCATCCTCACCGAGGTCGGCACGTCCAAGGAGACCGTCACCGGCACCCCGCAAGGAGGGATCTTGTCTCCGCTGCTGGCCAACGTGGCTCTCTCGGTTTTGGACGAGCACTTCGTCCAGGCACCGGGCGGAGCGCGTTCGACCACGAAACAGCGCTGGACCCGCCGCCAGAAGGGGCTGCCCAACTACCGGTTGATCCGGTACGCGGACGACTGTGCGCCACGAACGCTGATGGAGGTTGTGATGTAGAAGATCGCGAGCTTCGGATGCGGTGCTGTGCTGGTGATGGAGGTAGGTCCTCCGGGATCGCTCACGCAGGGGGAGGTCCCAAACCACCGCGAGTTGCTGCGGCTCAATGGCCGTGGTGGTGAGCGTCGCGGAAAAGGCGCACGAGATGCGTCAGGTGTGAGCCGAGAAGGCGAACGAGAGTGAACCACTGATGAAACGTCGAAAGCGTAGCGGCGTCATCGAAACCGGGGTCCAGTTGTTGCCCCGGGATGAGCCTGGCGGGTGCCTGCTTGCTGGCCAGGTGGTGACCGGCGTCAAGGTGGCGCGAGTTCGGCTTGGGCGCCAGTACGGAACGTGGGAACCTGCCGTCTCAGCGGTGTCGGGCGCGTGTTGGAGCGTCCGGCCGAAGGGAGTACCCCAAGCAGCGGACACTGCAAGGGGCCGAGTACCGGGGCGAGGCGGAGGGACGGACCGGCTCGTAGTAGTGCAGAAGCGCCGTAATGGGCGTGGAGCGAAGGGGCCGGGTCGCCCGGAGTCGCTTGGTGGTCAACCGGCTGGTCATCCGATCGGGCCGGGAGGAGCCAGGTGAGCGAACTCAGGCAGCAGGACAAGCCGTTTCAGATCGACAAGTGGAAGGTCTGGGAAGCGTTTCAGAGAGTCAAGGCCAACAAGGGGGCGGCGGGGGTCGATGAGGAGTCGATCGCGCAGTTCGAGGCCGATCGGGACCGGAATCTGTATCGGATCTGGAACCGGTTGTCCTCAGGCTCGTACTTCCCGCCGCCGGTGAAAGCGGTGGAGATCCCCAAGCCGCAAGGGCGAGGGGTGCGGGTGCTGGGCGTGCCGACCGTGGCCGACCGGGTGGCCCAGACGGTGGTGCGGATGTATCTGGAGCCGAAGGTCGAACCGATCTTCCATCCGGATTCCTACGGCTATCGGCCGGGCAAGTCGGCGCTGGATGCGGTTGGGGCGTGCCGGGTGCGGTGCTGGCGGAAGGATTGGGTGATCGACATGGACATCCGGGCCTTCTTCGACACCGTGCCGCATGACCTGGTGCTCAAGGCCGTCGCCAAGCACCTTTCACCGGATCAGCGGTGGATCCTGTTGTATGTCCAGCGGTGGTTGACCGCTCCGATGCAACGGCAGGATGGCACCCTGGTCGCCCGAGATCGCGGGACCCCGCAGGGGTCGGCGATTTCACCTTTGCTGGCTAACCTGTTCATGCATTACGCGTTCGACGCCTGGCTGGCCCGGGAATTTCCGGCGCTTGGGTTCGAGCGTTACTGCGATGACGCGGTGGTGCACTGCGGCAGCCGCCGGCAGGCCGAATACGTGCGAGACGCGATTGCAATGCGTCTGGCGCAGGTCGGCCTGGAGTTGCATCCGGACAAGACATGCATCATCTACTGCAAGGACGCCGACCGGACGGGCTCGCACGAGCACACCCGGTTCACGTTCTTGGGCTATGAGTTCCGGCCCCGGCTGGCCAAGAACAAGCACGGCAAGCACTTCGTGTCGTTCTTGCCCGCGGTCAGCACGCAGGCGATGAAGGCGATGGGAGCGGTGATCCGCTCCTGGCATCTGTCCCGGCGCAGTGACAAGTCTCTGGACGACCTTGCCCGCATGTTCAACAGCATCGTGCAGGGGTGGATCAACTATTACGGGCGCTTCTACCGGTCCCGGTTGCTCTCCTTCCTCCGGCATCTCAACAAGCTCCTGGTGGGCTGGGCGTGCCGGAAATACAAACGGCTCAAACGCCGGGAACGGCGCGCGATGGCCTGGCTGGCCGAGATCGCCCGGCGATCTCCCCGCCTGTTCGCGCACTGGCGTCTCGGCGCTCGTCCTGACGGCTGGGCGATGGGAGCCGGATAAGCCGAGAGGTTTAAGTCCGGTTCTGCGAGAGGCCGGGGGTGCGATTCCCCCGGCCTACTCTCCTCGTCATTCTGGTCTCGGGCACTCGGGAACACACCGAGGCACTGCTCCCCGAAGTAGCGGAAGTCCTCGCCACCGTTGGGCTGCGGCTCTCGGAGGAGAAGACCCTGATCACTCACATCGACGAGGGCCTCGACTTCCTCGGCTGGCGCATCCAGCGCCACCACAAGCGAGGCACCGACCAGCAGTTCGTCTATAACTACCCGGCCAAGAAGGCACTTCGGTCCATCAAGGCCAAGACCAAGGCGATCTGCCGGATGAACGTCAGCCTGCCGCTGGCAGTCCTGCTGCATAAGCTCAACAACGTGCTGCGGGGCTGGACCGCCTACTTCCGGCCAGGGGTCTCCGCCCGCGCCTTCCAATACCTCCGCATGATCGTCTGGCGACAGGTGTTCGGATGGCTGCGACGCAAACACCTCAACGCGGGCTGGAAGGAACTGCGCCGCCGCTTCTGCGACGGCGGATGGTGGCCACGCGATGGAGAAGTCGTCCTGTTCAACCCCGGCTCGGTGGCCACCACGCGCTACCTCCCCCGAGGGACAAAGATCCCATCGCCCTGGCCCAGCACACGCTGAGGACACCAACAGTCCAAAGGGACTTGTGGAGAGCCGGATGCGGGGCCAACTCGCACGTCCGGTTCGGGAGGGCGGCATGGAGAAACGGACCGGGTGAAACCCCGGCACCGCGCTCCATGCCGACCCCACCACGACGTGGAGGTCCAGGACGAGGCGGGGCAGGTCCTCAAGCGGGTACGGCTGCCCGAGGGAATGGCCGGGATCTCCCGGTTCCACGAGCTGGTGGCCCGCTTCGTGGCCGAGGACGCCGAGCCCTCGGATGTGCTGGTGTGCATCGAGACCGACCGGGGCCCGTGGGTGCGGGCGCTGCGGGCGGCCGGGTACCGGGTGTTCGGGGTGGACCCCAAGCAGGCCGCCCGGTACCGGGAGATCTTGAGCAGCTCGGGAGCCAAGAGCGACAAGGGCGACGCGCACGCGCTGGCCGACATGCTCCGCACCCGCCGCCGCCAGTTG
Above is a genomic segment from Streptosporangium album containing:
- the lat gene encoding L-lysine 6-transaminase, producing MDVHGRLTRHLLVDGYRLVLDLERSRGSRLVDARTGRSYLDFYTFFASAPLGVNPFDDDPDFLALLGRIAANKPANSDLYTVHLADFVETFSRVLGDPELPHLFFVEGGALAVENALKCAFDWKSRHNEACGRSPELGTKVLHLTRAFHGRSGYTLSLTNTEPVKTDRFPMFGWPRIEVPAIHFGGVEAAEARALAQARAAFERHPHDIACFIAEPIQGEGGDNHMRAEFLQAMEALCHEHDALFVMDEVQTGAGTTGTPWAYQQLGLRPDIVAFAKKVQVGGIMAGRRVDLIADNVFQVSGRINSTWGGGLVDMVRSRRIMEIVERDGLIPRAQELGHELLTALLKIQARFPETVENARGRGLMCAFDLAEPAERDRVVARLRHDEGVLVLPCGERSVRLRPALSVTSEELQEGADAIGRALEASRDLQISA
- a CDS encoding HdeD family acid-resistance protein; protein product: MEKMSRTGEAVGEGLSRTWWAHLIRGVCAILFGLLAVFWPAITVLALVVVFGAYAIVNGVFAIFGSWRSGSRTWMIVYGVLSVLAGILAFVWPGMTALALLFVIASWAVVTGIVEIVAAIRLRREMAGEWMFIVSGVLSVLFGILLFVWPTSGALAVVWLIATMAIVYGVALVALAFRVRALGSRRPGTSGTVPRIM
- a CDS encoding M20 metallopeptidase family protein; protein product: MSLRESATDMRDELVRLRHALHREPELGLDLPRTQEKVLAALSGLPLDVRLGERLSSVTAVLRGALPGPTVLLRGDMDALPVSERGGEVVSQAEGRMHACGHDLHTTMLAGAAHLLAARRDRLAGNVIFMFQPGEEGPGGAKIMIDEGVLDAAGERPVAAYALHVISSVLPHGMFITRGGPMMAAADRLVVTVRGAGGHGSTPHHARDPIPVACEMVTALQTMVTRGFDVFDPVVVTVGSFHAGTVDNVIPDEARFEATIRSFSAASHARVQERAVALVRGIAAAHGLEVEAGYEVNYPVTVNDHAEADFVGGVVREAYGEERFVTAPQPFTGSEDFSFVCDQVPSAFVALGACPADADPAKAAYNHSAEARFDDAVLPDGAALYAELAMRRLGLELSR
- a CDS encoding reverse transcriptase domain-containing protein; this encodes MNTSDPSWGLLRAERRVLEIQTKLHRWATDDPHRRFDDLFNLVTDPGFLLMAWERVAGNKGARSAGVDGITAAFVQERIGTEQFLEELREQLRNQTFRPVPVRERMIPKPGTRKRRRLGIPTIADRVVQASLKLVLEPIFEADFLPCSYGFRPNRRAHDAMAETRFLASKTYEWVLEGDIKACFDEISHPALMDRVRGRIGDKRVLALVKAFLKAGILTEVGTSKETVTGTPQGGILSPLLANVALSVLDEHFVQAPGGARSTTKQRWTRRQKGLPNYRLIRYADDCAPRTLMEVVM
- the ltrA gene encoding group II intron reverse transcriptase/maturase, producing the protein MSELRQQDKPFQIDKWKVWEAFQRVKANKGAAGVDEESIAQFEADRDRNLYRIWNRLSSGSYFPPPVKAVEIPKPQGRGVRVLGVPTVADRVAQTVVRMYLEPKVEPIFHPDSYGYRPGKSALDAVGACRVRCWRKDWVIDMDIRAFFDTVPHDLVLKAVAKHLSPDQRWILLYVQRWLTAPMQRQDGTLVARDRGTPQGSAISPLLANLFMHYAFDAWLAREFPALGFERYCDDAVVHCGSRRQAEYVRDAIAMRLAQVGLELHPDKTCIIYCKDADRTGSHEHTRFTFLGYEFRPRLAKNKHGKHFVSFLPAVSTQAMKAMGAVIRSWHLSRRSDKSLDDLARMFNSIVQGWINYYGRFYRSRLLSFLRHLNKLLVGWACRKYKRLKRRERRAMAWLAEIARRSPRLFAHWRLGARPDGWAMGAG
- a CDS encoding group II intron maturase-specific domain-containing protein — encoded protein: MRFPRPTLLVILVSGTREHTEALLPEVAEVLATVGLRLSEEKTLITHIDEGLDFLGWRIQRHHKRGTDQQFVYNYPAKKALRSIKAKTKAICRMNVSLPLAVLLHKLNNVLRGWTAYFRPGVSARAFQYLRMIVWRQVFGWLRRKHLNAGWKELRRRFCDGGWWPRDGEVVLFNPGSVATTRYLPRGTKIPSPWPSTR